Proteins found in one Paenibacillus borealis genomic segment:
- a CDS encoding THUMP domain-containing class I SAM-dependent RNA methyltransferase, with protein MGKLQLIATAPMGLEAVVARELNELGYETTVENGRVLFSGDYIDICRCNLWLRTSDRVLVKMGQFPAKTFDELFEGVKAINWEDWIPENGEFPVEGRSHKSQLTSVPACQGIVKKAIVEKLKLSYHTEWFPENGPRYVVEVILLNDIALITLDTTGPALHKRGYRRQATEAPLKETMAAALIQLSRWNGHRPLYDPCCGSGTILIEAAMIAWNIAPGLRRSFPSEHWPEIPQRLWEEAREEAFDAVRDDYPLQLTGTDIDPVAIEIAEAAAKSAGLSGEITFKHMAAAKARPEGEYGCIITNPPYGERISNDKEVEKLTRQFGEMMLYLPTWSFFAISPYKEFEQYYGRKADKRRKLYNGRIECQYYQYLGPLPPRN; from the coding sequence TTGGGCAAATTACAATTGATCGCCACCGCCCCCATGGGGCTGGAGGCTGTAGTAGCGCGTGAATTAAACGAACTGGGTTATGAGACCACGGTCGAGAACGGACGGGTATTATTCAGCGGGGATTACATCGACATCTGCCGCTGCAATCTATGGCTGCGTACCTCTGACCGGGTACTGGTCAAAATGGGCCAATTCCCGGCCAAAACCTTCGACGAGCTGTTCGAAGGTGTCAAAGCCATCAACTGGGAGGACTGGATTCCCGAGAACGGCGAATTCCCGGTAGAAGGCCGCTCCCACAAATCACAGCTGACGAGTGTTCCTGCCTGCCAGGGGATCGTCAAGAAGGCGATTGTCGAGAAGCTAAAGCTGTCGTACCATACCGAGTGGTTCCCTGAGAACGGGCCGCGTTATGTGGTTGAAGTCATTCTGCTGAATGACATCGCGCTGATCACTCTGGACACCACCGGACCGGCGCTGCATAAACGCGGCTACCGACGCCAGGCCACCGAAGCGCCGCTGAAGGAGACCATGGCTGCGGCCCTGATCCAGCTCAGCCGCTGGAACGGCCACCGGCCGCTGTACGATCCATGCTGCGGCTCAGGCACGATTCTGATCGAAGCTGCAATGATCGCCTGGAATATCGCGCCGGGTCTGCGCCGCTCCTTCCCGTCCGAGCACTGGCCGGAGATCCCGCAGCGCCTGTGGGAAGAAGCCCGCGAGGAAGCCTTCGACGCCGTGCGCGATGATTACCCGCTGCAGCTGACCGGAACGGATATTGATCCGGTAGCGATCGAGATTGCTGAAGCGGCTGCGAAGAGTGCAGGACTCTCCGGCGAGATCACCTTCAAGCATATGGCTGCCGCCAAGGCCCGCCCGGAAGGCGAGTACGGCTGCATCATCACGAACCCGCCGTACGGTGAGCGGATCAGTAATGACAAGGAAGTGGAGAAGCTCACCCGCCAGTTCGGCGAGATGATGCTCTACCTGCCGACCTGGTCCTTCTTCGCCATCAGCCCGTATAAGGAATTCGAGCAATACTACGGACGCAAGGCGGACAAGCGCCGCAAGCTCTACAATGGCCGGATTGAATGCCAATACTATCAGTACCTCGGCCCGCTGCCTCCGCGTAATTAG
- a CDS encoding O-methyltransferase: MQNQEEYSEQLYTEDELLLKVKQAIVANGMPEVSIAPGYGRLLTMLVTLSRSTRILEIGALGGYSGICLCRGLTQSGSLTSLELKADYAKLAHSHLEQAGFGDAVEYKIGPALDSLKLLEAQGQKFDFFFIDADKENYPNYLEYAIRLASPGAIIAGDNIFLRGRTLNTEKNGPAVQAMRRFNEMIASDPRLTSTLLPAYDGLALAMVK; encoded by the coding sequence ATGCAGAATCAGGAAGAATACAGTGAACAGCTATATACAGAGGATGAATTACTATTAAAAGTCAAACAGGCCATCGTAGCAAACGGCATGCCGGAGGTATCCATTGCTCCGGGTTACGGCAGATTGCTGACAATGCTGGTTACTCTGTCCCGGTCCACCCGCATACTGGAGATTGGTGCGCTGGGCGGCTATAGCGGAATCTGTCTGTGCCGTGGTTTAACGCAGAGCGGCAGCCTGACCTCCCTGGAGCTTAAGGCTGACTATGCCAAGCTTGCCCACAGCCATCTGGAGCAGGCCGGCTTCGGTGACGCGGTAGAGTACAAAATCGGCCCGGCGCTGGACAGCCTGAAGCTGCTCGAAGCACAGGGCCAAAAGTTTGATTTCTTCTTCATCGACGCCGATAAGGAGAACTATCCGAATTACCTGGAATATGCGATCCGGCTGGCTTCGCCGGGCGCAATCATTGCCGGGGACAACATTTTCCTGCGCGGCCGCACGCTGAATACAGAGAAGAACGGACCTGCCGTTCAGGCGATGCGCCGTTTCAATGAGATGATCGCCAGCGATCCACGCCTGACCAGCACGCTGCTGCCCGCCTACGATGGACTAGCCTTGGCGATGGTTAAGTAG